In Deltaproteobacteria bacterium GWC2_55_46, a single window of DNA contains:
- a CDS encoding class V aminotransferase codes for MKKRYLLAPGPTPVPESALLAMAQPIIHHRTPQFSEIFKETAELLRYVFQTKQDVLMLAASGTGAMEGSITNLFSPGDEVIVVNGGKFGERWGKISEAYGLKAHWMAVEWGKAVDPAAVKKALDENPKIKAVLVQASETSTCVAHPIKELAALTKDRECLLIVDGITGVGVFDLPMDDWGIDVLVSGSQKAFMLPPGLAFVALSEKAWKFQETAKCPRFYFDYKKERKNLKDNTSAYTPAVSLITGLRQALLMIKEEGLQNTFARHDRLARATRAAALALGLKLLAPESPSNAATGIFMPEGVDGGKLVKYLRDEMGVTMAGGQDHLKGKVLRVAHLGYVDTFDTITAIASIEMALNKFGCKAPYGKGVAAAQQILMEGYK; via the coding sequence ATGAAAAAGAGGTACCTTTTAGCGCCGGGCCCGACACCGGTGCCCGAGTCAGCGCTCCTTGCGATGGCCCAGCCCATAATCCACCACAGGACCCCGCAGTTCTCCGAGATCTTTAAAGAGACGGCGGAGCTTCTAAGATACGTCTTTCAGACAAAGCAGGACGTCCTCATGCTCGCCGCCTCAGGCACCGGCGCGATGGAGGGGTCGATAACGAACCTCTTCTCCCCCGGCGACGAGGTCATCGTCGTAAACGGAGGAAAGTTCGGGGAGAGGTGGGGCAAGATCTCCGAGGCATACGGCCTCAAGGCCCACTGGATGGCCGTTGAATGGGGCAAGGCCGTTGACCCAGCCGCGGTTAAAAAGGCCCTCGATGAGAACCCGAAGATAAAGGCTGTGCTCGTCCAGGCATCCGAGACCTCTACCTGTGTAGCGCACCCGATAAAGGAGCTTGCCGCCCTTACCAAAGACAGGGAGTGCCTCCTTATAGTCGACGGCATCACCGGCGTCGGCGTCTTCGACCTGCCCATGGACGACTGGGGCATAGACGTGCTTGTATCGGGATCGCAGAAGGCCTTCATGCTCCCCCCGGGCCTCGCCTTCGTGGCTCTTAGCGAGAAGGCATGGAAGTTCCAGGAGACCGCAAAGTGCCCCAGGTTCTACTTCGATTACAAGAAGGAGAGGAAGAACCTCAAGGACAATACCTCGGCCTATACCCCGGCCGTATCCCTCATAACAGGCTTGAGGCAGGCCCTTCTCATGATAAAGGAAGAGGGCCTGCAGAACACATTCGCCAGGCACGACAGGCTTGCCAGGGCCACCAGGGCGGCGGCGCTCGCCCTCGGCCTTAAGCTGCTCGCCCCTGAGTCCCCGTCAAACGCCGCGACCGGCATTTTCATGCCGGAGGGGGTAGATGGCGGTAAACTGGTCAAGTACCTGAGGGATGAGATGGGCGTCACCATGGCCGGAGGCCAGGACCACCTGAAGGGCAAGGTCTTAAGGGTGGCGCACCTCGGCTATGTCGATACATTCGATACGATAACCGCTATCGCCTCCATTGAGATGGCGCTCAACAAGTTCGGCTGCAAGGCCCCCTACGGCAAGGGCGTTGCAGCGGCCCAGCAAATCCTCATGGAAGGGTACAAGTGA
- a CDS encoding peptide deformylase — MILNILKYPDPFLKTKATPVDKVDDGIRKLIDDMVETMYVAKGIGLASVQVGVDKRVIVLDVPGEEENERVKGKNLVALVNPEIVSAEGETVYEEGCLSVPGFTADVERASRLKVRALDRDGKPVEIKAGGLFAIALQHEIDHIDGILFIDRLSRLKREMIKRKLKKALEAEERAL; from the coding sequence ATGATACTTAATATCCTAAAATACCCAGACCCGTTCCTCAAGACCAAGGCTACACCTGTCGATAAGGTCGATGACGGCATAAGAAAGCTCATAGACGACATGGTAGAGACCATGTACGTCGCCAAGGGCATCGGTCTTGCCTCTGTGCAGGTAGGTGTCGACAAAAGGGTCATAGTCCTTGACGTCCCCGGTGAAGAGGAGAATGAGCGTGTAAAGGGCAAGAACCTTGTAGCGCTGGTAAACCCTGAGATAGTCTCGGCGGAAGGCGAGACCGTCTACGAGGAAGGTTGCCTGAGCGTGCCCGGCTTTACCGCGGACGTGGAACGAGCCTCCCGGCTTAAAGTAAGGGCCCTTGACAGGGACGGCAAACCGGTCGAAATAAAGGCAGGCGGCCTTTTCGCCATCGCCCTTCAGCATGAGATAGACCACATCGACGGTATTCTCTTCATAGACAGGCTTTCGAGGCTTAAAAGGGAGATGATAAAACGGAAGCTCAAGAAGGCCCTGGAAGCCGAAGAGAGGGCGCTTTAA
- a CDS encoding primosomal protein N' has protein sequence MRKRFAEIAVEVPVESTFTYSVPEELEKEASVGKRVLVPFGKRSVTGYIINLSSSPPPDVKGIKPLRDLLDAVPIFDETRLKFFRWMSSYYFAPLGEVLSLTHPGSANLRSSRSIRSTGSTALRTLKPLEADIMEAAKKGISLSALKKRFMDRPVYSAIERLKKEGLLTEEESIQGGGTKKTEKFVSLIPGLERPVFRNSPMQERVYERLRQRDEKTALGDLTSELGDIWDAIKRLREKGLVSIEEVRLRRDPFSGFTPREAPFEPNPEQKAAITGIKEALNKGGYSPFLLYGVTGSGKTLVYLKALEEAVRLGKKAIIMAPEIALTPWPAAYLMALFPGRVALAHSGLSEGERLDEWRRVLEGDADIVVGARSALFSPVKDLGLIIVDEEHETSYKQEEGVRYNARDAAMMLAKLLGITVVLGSATPSIETFHNANTGKLTPLVIKNRVDSRELPTVELLDMRGRKEVISERLASLLKETVGSGRQALLFLNRRGYGSSLLCRDCGHQFACLNCSVTLTLHKGQKKLLCHYCDLSVPVPDLCPTCSGVNLITPGPGTERVEEEVSKLLPEAKAGRLDRDTASAKGAAKRIIDDVESKRLDVLIGTQMASKGHHFPGVTLVGVISGDTSLNIPDFRSSERTFQLITQAAGRAGRGSDPGHVVIQTLNPGNYCFSSIPSHDYDTFFTHELELRKELLYPPFARLCALRFEGRKEDEVVKAAAALKAAAEKLIISKKLGIIALGPAPALVQKVKNRYRWQILFKGKEINALHSLIGALKAHFEKSKQTVSLSIDMDPATAV, from the coding sequence ATGCGCAAACGCTTTGCCGAAATAGCCGTCGAAGTCCCGGTCGAATCCACATTTACCTACAGCGTCCCGGAGGAGCTTGAAAAAGAGGCCTCTGTAGGCAAACGCGTCCTTGTGCCCTTCGGAAAGAGGTCGGTAACGGGCTATATAATAAACCTGTCCAGCTCCCCTCCCCCGGACGTAAAAGGGATAAAACCCCTGAGAGACTTACTCGACGCCGTCCCCATCTTCGATGAGACGCGCCTTAAGTTCTTCAGATGGATGTCATCGTATTATTTCGCCCCACTTGGAGAGGTGCTCTCCTTAACGCACCCCGGCTCAGCAAATCTTCGAAGCTCAAGGTCCATCAGATCTACCGGCTCAACCGCTCTGCGCACACTTAAGCCTCTTGAAGCCGATATCATGGAGGCCGCGAAAAAAGGCATCTCGCTATCGGCCCTTAAAAAAAGGTTCATGGACAGGCCCGTCTACAGCGCCATAGAGCGCCTTAAAAAAGAAGGGCTTTTGACCGAAGAGGAGAGCATCCAGGGAGGCGGCACAAAAAAGACCGAAAAGTTCGTATCGCTTATCCCCGGGTTAGAAAGGCCCGTGTTCAGGAACTCTCCCATGCAGGAGCGGGTCTATGAACGGCTCAGGCAAAGGGATGAGAAGACCGCCCTTGGCGATCTGACGAGTGAGCTGGGCGACATATGGGACGCGATAAAGAGGCTCAGGGAGAAGGGGCTTGTAAGTATAGAAGAGGTACGCTTGAGAAGAGACCCCTTCTCCGGCTTTACTCCAAGGGAGGCCCCATTTGAGCCGAACCCTGAGCAGAAGGCCGCCATAACCGGGATAAAAGAGGCCTTGAACAAAGGCGGCTACTCGCCATTCCTCCTCTATGGCGTAACCGGGAGCGGGAAGACCCTTGTATATCTAAAGGCGCTTGAAGAGGCGGTAAGGCTCGGCAAGAAGGCTATAATCATGGCCCCCGAGATAGCGCTTACCCCATGGCCGGCGGCCTACCTGATGGCCCTTTTCCCCGGCAGGGTGGCCCTTGCGCACAGCGGCCTCTCCGAGGGAGAACGGCTCGATGAGTGGAGGAGGGTCCTTGAGGGCGATGCCGACATCGTCGTGGGGGCGCGCTCGGCGCTCTTCTCCCCCGTTAAAGACCTCGGGCTCATTATCGTCGATGAGGAGCACGAGACCTCTTACAAGCAGGAGGAAGGCGTCCGGTACAACGCCAGGGACGCCGCCATGATGCTCGCCAAGCTCCTGGGTATAACCGTCGTCCTCGGCTCCGCCACTCCGTCGATAGAGACATTCCATAACGCCAATACAGGGAAGCTTACCCCGCTCGTCATAAAGAACAGGGTTGACTCACGGGAGCTGCCGACCGTAGAGCTGCTCGACATGCGGGGGCGAAAAGAGGTCATCTCCGAGCGCCTCGCCTCTCTTTTAAAAGAAACCGTCGGCTCCGGCAGACAGGCGCTCCTATTTCTTAACAGGCGTGGCTACGGAAGCTCTCTTCTATGCAGGGACTGCGGCCACCAGTTCGCCTGCCTCAACTGCTCTGTAACCCTCACGCTCCACAAGGGGCAAAAAAAGCTCCTTTGCCATTACTGCGACCTCTCCGTGCCTGTCCCGGACCTTTGCCCGACCTGCTCCGGGGTAAACCTGATCACCCCCGGGCCTGGTACGGAAAGGGTAGAAGAAGAGGTGTCAAAGCTCCTGCCCGAGGCAAAGGCAGGCAGGCTTGACCGGGATACGGCCTCGGCGAAGGGGGCCGCGAAAAGGATAATAGACGATGTCGAGAGCAAGAGGCTGGACGTGCTCATAGGCACCCAGATGGCCTCCAAGGGCCATCACTTCCCCGGGGTCACCCTGGTAGGGGTAATATCCGGGGACACCTCTTTGAACATCCCTGACTTCAGGTCCTCTGAGAGGACATTCCAGCTCATAACCCAGGCCGCTGGCAGGGCCGGGAGGGGGAGCGATCCCGGCCATGTCGTTATCCAGACCCTTAACCCCGGCAATTACTGCTTCAGTTCTATTCCCAGCCATGATTACGACACCTTCTTTACTCACGAGTTGGAATTAAGAAAAGAGCTCCTCTACCCTCCCTTTGCCCGCCTTTGCGCCCTCAGGTTCGAGGGGAGAAAAGAAGATGAGGTCGTAAAGGCAGCCGCGGCCTTAAAGGCGGCCGCTGAAAAGCTTATAATCTCTAAAAAACTCGGGATAATCGCGCTCGGGCCTGCCCCGGCCCTTGTCCAGAAGGTCAAAAACCGCTACAGATGGCAGATACTCTTTAAAGGCAAGGAAATAAACGCCCTCCACTCTCTTATCGGCGCCCTGAAGGCGCACTTTGAAAAGTCAAAGCAAACGGTCTCGCTCTCTATAGACATGGACCCTGCCACCGCCGTCTGA
- a CDS encoding phosphoglycerate dehydrogenase, giving the protein MKVLISDSMSSKAVEILKGTPGLDVDVITGLKPDELKAKIKDYHGLVVRSATKATADILDAAENLKVIGRAGTGVDNIDTVAATKKGIVVMNTPGGNTVTTAEHAIAMLVALARKIPQATASMRRGEWEKKKFEGTEMTGKTLGILGVGNIGSVVANRAMGLKMNVIAYDPFISGEAADKLGLTLVTMDELFRRSDFISIHVPLTNETRGIVNAEAFKKMKKGVKLINCARGGIVNEKDLAEAIKEKIVSGAALDVFEKEPTTADNPLLQMEEVIFTPHLGASTHEAQENVAIAIAEQMVDYLVNGTIRNAVNVPSIPAELLSALGPYISLGEKLGSFQGQILKGGIEEVTVEYSGDVVNYDVAPITIGCLKGLLDQVLDMYVNFVNAPFVAKERGIKVVEIKSSRATDFASSITIKVRTKDEENIVEGALFGKKEPRIVRIDKFLLDAVPEGYLILLQNEDKPGVIGNVGTLLAANNINVARLHLGRSAAGGEAVSVWSVDTPPAKGLIERILKLPHMISANVIEL; this is encoded by the coding sequence ATGAAGGTACTCATAAGCGACAGCATGTCCTCAAAAGCGGTCGAGATCCTCAAGGGGACCCCGGGCCTCGACGTCGACGTTATAACCGGGCTCAAGCCCGATGAGCTCAAGGCAAAGATAAAGGACTACCACGGCCTCGTCGTAAGGAGCGCCACAAAGGCGACCGCCGATATACTGGATGCCGCCGAGAACCTGAAGGTCATAGGCAGGGCCGGCACCGGGGTCGACAACATCGACACCGTAGCCGCCACCAAAAAGGGCATTGTCGTCATGAACACGCCAGGCGGCAACACCGTTACGACCGCCGAGCACGCGATAGCCATGCTGGTGGCCCTCGCCAGGAAGATCCCCCAGGCGACCGCCTCGATGAGGCGGGGAGAGTGGGAGAAGAAGAAGTTCGAGGGTACCGAGATGACCGGGAAGACACTCGGCATCCTGGGCGTCGGCAACATCGGAAGCGTTGTCGCCAACAGGGCAATGGGCCTCAAGATGAACGTCATAGCCTACGACCCGTTCATATCAGGGGAGGCGGCAGACAAGCTCGGCTTGACCCTTGTCACGATGGACGAGCTCTTCAGGAGGAGCGATTTCATCTCCATCCACGTGCCCCTTACCAACGAGACCAGGGGCATCGTAAACGCCGAAGCCTTCAAGAAGATGAAGAAGGGCGTTAAGCTTATAAACTGCGCCAGGGGCGGCATAGTAAACGAAAAGGACCTGGCCGAGGCGATAAAGGAGAAGATAGTATCGGGCGCGGCCCTCGACGTCTTCGAAAAGGAGCCGACGACCGCCGATAACCCGCTCCTTCAGATGGAAGAGGTGATCTTTACGCCGCACCTCGGCGCCTCCACCCACGAGGCCCAGGAGAACGTCGCCATCGCCATAGCCGAGCAGATGGTCGACTACCTCGTGAACGGCACCATAAGGAACGCCGTGAACGTGCCTTCCATCCCGGCCGAGCTGCTTTCGGCCCTCGGGCCGTATATCTCTCTCGGAGAGAAGCTCGGGAGCTTCCAGGGGCAGATCTTGAAGGGCGGCATAGAAGAGGTAACGGTCGAGTACAGCGGGGACGTGGTCAACTACGACGTGGCCCCGATCACCATAGGCTGCTTGAAGGGCCTTCTGGACCAGGTCCTCGACATGTACGTGAACTTCGTCAATGCCCCGTTCGTCGCCAAGGAAAGGGGCATAAAGGTCGTCGAGATAAAGAGCTCGAGGGCAACCGACTTCGCAAGCTCCATAACCATAAAGGTAAGGACCAAGGACGAGGAGAATATCGTCGAGGGCGCGCTCTTCGGGAAGAAGGAGCCCAGGATAGTGAGGATAGACAAGTTCCTCCTCGACGCCGTGCCCGAAGGCTACCTCATCCTCCTTCAGAACGAGGACAAGCCCGGTGTCATCGGTAATGTCGGTACGCTCCTGGCGGCAAACAACATAAACGTGGCGAGGCTTCACCTCGGGCGTTCGGCTGCCGGTGGCGAGGCTGTCTCTGTCTGGAGCGTCGATACCCCGCCCGCCAAGGGGCTCATAGAACGGATACTGAAGCTTCCGCACATGATATCCGCGAACGTGATAGAGCTCTAA
- a CDS encoding adenylosuccinate synthase, translating into MANNVVIVGAQWGDEGKGKIVDILTDSADIVVRFQGGNNAGHTVIVGEEKFIFHLLPSGILHPGKACVIGGGVVVDPEVLIKEIEVLKAKGIFRPDDLWISKDAHLIMPYHKRLDIARERLRGEKKIGTTGRGIGPAYEDKVGRCGIKCGDLLNEEDFRVKLKTNLVEKNHYIKTILHEEGFEVHEVYHTYMSYAEVIARHIKDSSKFLGEAIAKKKKVLFEGAQGTLLDVDHGTYPYVTSSNTVAGGASTGSGIGPSRIDMVVGITKAYCTRVGEGPFPTELDGAEAEWLREQGGEYGATTGRPRRCGWFDAVALRYAARVNGLDGLVVTKLDVLDKLDKIKVCTSYRYKGAEIMDFPTDGRILSSCEPVYEEVEGWNAPTQGITSFGKLPKKAQGYIRMLEELSGVEVIIVSVGANRKDAIVLKDPFK; encoded by the coding sequence ATGGCCAATAACGTAGTCATTGTAGGCGCCCAGTGGGGGGACGAAGGCAAGGGGAAGATAGTCGATATCCTTACCGATAGCGCAGACATAGTCGTCCGCTTCCAGGGGGGCAACAACGCCGGGCACACCGTCATCGTGGGTGAAGAGAAGTTCATCTTCCACCTCCTGCCTTCGGGCATACTCCACCCGGGAAAGGCCTGCGTAATAGGCGGCGGGGTCGTGGTCGACCCTGAGGTGCTGATAAAGGAGATAGAGGTCTTGAAGGCCAAGGGGATCTTCAGGCCGGACGACCTCTGGATAAGCAAGGACGCGCACCTCATCATGCCCTATCACAAGAGGCTCGATATCGCGCGCGAGAGGCTAAGGGGCGAGAAGAAGATAGGCACCACCGGCCGGGGCATAGGCCCGGCTTACGAGGACAAGGTCGGCAGGTGCGGTATAAAGTGCGGAGACCTCCTGAACGAGGAGGACTTTAGGGTAAAGCTCAAGACCAACCTCGTCGAGAAGAACCACTATATCAAGACCATACTCCACGAAGAGGGCTTCGAGGTGCATGAGGTCTACCATACCTACATGTCCTACGCCGAGGTTATCGCCAGGCACATAAAAGACTCATCCAAGTTCCTGGGAGAGGCCATAGCGAAAAAGAAGAAGGTCCTTTTCGAGGGGGCGCAGGGCACACTCCTAGACGTCGACCACGGCACGTACCCTTACGTGACATCGAGCAACACGGTCGCCGGCGGGGCCTCCACCGGAAGCGGCATAGGCCCATCGAGGATAGACATGGTCGTCGGCATAACCAAGGCCTACTGCACCAGGGTAGGCGAGGGGCCGTTCCCGACCGAGCTAGACGGGGCGGAGGCCGAATGGCTGAGAGAGCAGGGCGGTGAGTACGGGGCAACCACCGGGAGACCCAGAAGGTGCGGCTGGTTCGACGCCGTGGCCTTGAGGTACGCGGCGAGGGTAAACGGCCTTGACGGACTCGTGGTGACAAAGCTCGACGTCCTCGACAAGCTCGACAAGATAAAGGTCTGCACGTCCTACAGGTATAAAGGGGCCGAGATCATGGACTTCCCGACCGATGGAAGGATACTTTCAAGCTGCGAGCCTGTCTACGAGGAGGTCGAAGGCTGGAACGCCCCTACGCAGGGGATAACGAGCTTTGGAAAGCTCCCCAAAAAGGCGCAAGGATATATCAGGATGCTTGAGGAGCTTTCAGGGGTCGAGGTGATAATAGTCTCTGTCGGGGCCAACAGGAAGGACGCTATAGTACTGAAGGACCCCTTTAAGTAG
- a CDS encoding ATP phosphoribosyltransferase regulatory subunit, producing MIGSPTISLPQGVRDILPEEAERIGAVESGILSVFSKYGFRKIITPLLEYVDVLSLGVGGDLRDRVIKFIDPSTGRVIAIRPDITPQIARVVATRMRDHALPLKLCYNENVIRYIEPRDGKSSEVLQIGAEHISAGASPEADAHMIIMAVEALGAAGLKDFKIDIGDVGFLRNILASHFDEGLRKTVQGMLEKKDSSGLTSFLNGMDSIKPEEKELLINLTTFYGEEEVIEKAASLTKDKAALASLEYLSKVIEIIAAKGLKEWITIDLGEVRGFDYYTGIIFEGFASGIGKPILSGGRYDNLLERYGYPCAATGFAFDVEHLAAAIGMRSGRKS from the coding sequence ATGATAGGTTCCCCTACAATATCCCTCCCGCAGGGCGTAAGAGACATACTGCCTGAAGAGGCCGAGAGGATCGGCGCCGTCGAATCCGGCATCCTTTCCGTATTCTCGAAATACGGTTTCAGGAAGATAATCACCCCGCTCCTTGAGTACGTTGACGTGCTCTCCCTCGGCGTGGGGGGCGATCTCAGGGACAGGGTCATAAAGTTCATCGACCCTTCGACAGGCCGCGTCATAGCCATAAGGCCCGACATCACCCCGCAGATAGCCAGGGTCGTAGCCACCAGGATGAGGGACCACGCCCTTCCCCTCAAGCTCTGCTACAACGAAAACGTCATCAGGTACATCGAGCCAAGGGACGGCAAAAGCAGCGAGGTCCTGCAGATAGGCGCCGAGCATATCTCCGCCGGGGCCAGCCCGGAGGCGGACGCCCATATGATAATAATGGCTGTCGAGGCGCTCGGGGCGGCCGGACTCAAGGACTTCAAGATCGACATCGGGGACGTGGGCTTCCTGAGGAATATCCTCGCAAGCCACTTTGACGAGGGCCTTCGTAAGACCGTGCAGGGGATGCTTGAGAAGAAGGACTCCTCCGGGCTTACGTCGTTCCTTAACGGCATGGACAGCATAAAGCCCGAGGAAAAAGAGCTTCTTATAAACCTCACCACCTTCTATGGCGAAGAGGAGGTCATTGAAAAGGCCGCTTCGCTCACAAAGGATAAGGCCGCCCTCGCCTCTCTCGAATACCTCTCGAAGGTGATAGAGATAATCGCCGCGAAGGGGCTCAAGGAATGGATAACCATCGACCTCGGCGAGGTGAGGGGTTTCGATTACTATACCGGCATAATATTCGAGGGCTTCGCTTCCGGCATCGGAAAGCCGATCCTCTCCGGCGGCAGGTACGATAACCTGCTTGAGAGGTACGGCTACCCGTGCGCGGCAACCGGCTTCGCCTTTGACGTCGAGCACCTTGCCGCCGCCATCGGGATGCGCTCCGGCAGGAAAAGTTAA
- a CDS encoding methionyl-tRNA formyltransferase, with product MGTPMFAVPSLRALIEAGHNIVAAITQPDKPRGRGLEPKSCPVKELAMASGIPVLEPAKLRDEAFLERLTGLAPELIAVVAYGKILPPSILKLPPMGCVNLHASLLPKYRGAAPINWAIINGEKETGACTMLLDEGMDTGGVLLCERVAIGEDDTAEDLLKTLSEKGAPLLSKTIGLLLEGAIKPVPQDNSLATYAAMLKKEDGRIDWTKNAQEIKDRVRGLYPWPGAFTTWKGLLKIHIGRVADSTLPAGAGPGTVLGSTDRGILVACGAGVFEITELQPENKRRMSANEFLKGYRISKGERFV from the coding sequence ATGGGCACACCTATGTTCGCGGTGCCCTCTTTGCGCGCGCTCATAGAGGCTGGCCATAATATTGTCGCGGCCATAACCCAGCCCGACAAGCCCAGGGGAAGGGGGCTTGAGCCTAAGTCCTGCCCGGTAAAAGAGCTTGCCATGGCAAGCGGGATCCCTGTCCTTGAGCCGGCAAAGCTACGGGACGAGGCCTTTCTGGAAAGATTGACGGGGCTTGCTCCGGAGCTTATCGCGGTAGTAGCCTACGGCAAGATACTCCCGCCATCGATATTAAAGCTGCCCCCAATGGGCTGTGTGAACCTCCACGCCTCGCTTTTGCCCAAATACAGGGGTGCGGCCCCGATAAATTGGGCTATAATAAACGGTGAGAAGGAGACAGGCGCCTGTACCATGCTCCTGGACGAGGGCATGGATACCGGGGGCGTACTTCTGTGCGAGCGCGTGGCCATCGGGGAAGACGATACGGCGGAGGACCTTTTAAAGACCCTTTCGGAAAAAGGGGCCCCCCTTTTGAGCAAGACCATCGGCCTTCTTCTTGAAGGCGCGATAAAGCCGGTACCGCAGGACAACTCCCTTGCGACCTACGCCGCGATGCTCAAAAAAGAGGACGGCAGGATAGACTGGACAAAGAACGCGCAAGAGATAAAAGACCGCGTCAGGGGCCTGTATCCCTGGCCGGGCGCTTTTACTACATGGAAGGGGCTCCTTAAGATACACATTGGCAGGGTAGCGGATTCGACCTTGCCTGCCGGCGCAGGGCCCGGCACTGTCTTAGGCTCCACCGATAGAGGCATACTCGTTGCCTGCGGCGCTGGGGTATTCGAGATAACGGAATTGCAGCCCGAGAACAAAAGGCGCATGAGCGCAAACGAGTTCCTCAAAGGCTACAGGATCTCAAAAGGAGAGCGGTTTGTATAA
- a CDS encoding 50S ribosomal protein L9, translating to MRVILKKEVENLGTYGDVVKVAPGYARNFLIPQGMATAATAGNIRQFEAEKEAYLNKMQVKKDHASTLKARLDAVSLSFSRKTSEEDKMFGSVTAHDIEEGLKAQGFEIERKNIVLDEHIKSLGQFNVAIKLHPGVAANITVNVVKED from the coding sequence ATGAGGGTGATACTTAAAAAAGAGGTCGAGAACCTCGGCACATACGGAGACGTGGTAAAGGTCGCGCCAGGATACGCCAGGAACTTTCTCATTCCCCAGGGGATGGCCACCGCCGCTACCGCAGGCAACATAAGGCAGTTCGAAGCTGAAAAGGAAGCTTACCTCAATAAGATGCAGGTGAAAAAGGACCATGCCTCGACCCTGAAGGCCAGGCTTGACGCCGTATCCTTAAGCTTTTCGAGGAAGACATCCGAAGAGGACAAGATGTTCGGCTCGGTCACGGCGCACGACATAGAGGAAGGGCTCAAGGCCCAGGGCTTCGAGATCGAGAGGAAGAACATCGTCCTCGATGAGCACATAAAGAGCCTCGGCCAGTTCAACGTGGCCATAAAGCTCCATCCCGGAGTAGCCGCGAACATTACCGTCAACGTAGTTAAAGAAGATTAA
- a CDS encoding replicative DNA helicase, with amino-acid sequence MAIQVTREITHKVPPHNLEAEQSVLGGILLEKDSITKVIELLSPEDFYHGAHSKLFRGMVKLFERSTPIDAVTLSDLFKGTDELSSVGGIPYIIELVDTTPTAANIMYYARIVKSKSIIRRIIGAATDIATSGYEGVENADDFIDQAEQKIFQIAQDRAKKSFFALKDIIKDAFETIEKLYERKSHVTGIATGFREIDKLTAGLQDSDLIIIAGRPGMGKTSFALNVAENAAIDAASPVAVFSLEMSKEQLVQRMLASRARIDLQKLRNGFLKDEDWGKLTTAVGTLYEAPIFIDDTPAQTVLEMRAKARRWKEEFGIKLVVIDYLQLMRGKQGKDNREQEISDISRSLKAMAKELHVPIVALSQLSRRAEQREGNIPQLSDLRESGAIEQDADVVMFVYREGVYKKCECPADLCTCGIRKSAEIIIAKQRNGPTGAARLTFMNEYTRFEDQAPHDYDTQGEWVE; translated from the coding sequence ATGGCTATCCAGGTCACACGAGAGATCACTCACAAGGTCCCGCCGCACAACCTTGAGGCGGAGCAGTCCGTCCTTGGCGGCATCCTCCTTGAGAAGGACTCCATAACAAAGGTAATAGAGCTGCTCTCCCCCGAGGACTTCTACCATGGCGCCCACTCCAAGCTCTTCAGGGGCATGGTAAAGCTCTTCGAGAGGAGCACCCCGATAGACGCGGTCACGCTCTCGGACCTCTTCAAGGGCACAGACGAGCTCTCCTCGGTAGGCGGCATTCCTTATATCATCGAGCTCGTCGACACCACGCCTACAGCCGCCAACATCATGTACTATGCCAGGATAGTGAAGAGCAAGTCGATAATACGGCGGATCATCGGCGCGGCTACCGATATCGCGACCTCCGGCTACGAGGGCGTGGAGAACGCCGACGACTTCATCGACCAGGCAGAGCAGAAGATATTCCAGATAGCGCAGGATCGGGCCAAGAAGTCCTTTTTCGCCCTCAAGGACATAATAAAGGACGCCTTCGAGACGATAGAGAAGCTCTACGAGCGCAAAAGCCATGTCACGGGCATCGCCACCGGCTTTAGAGAGATCGACAAGCTTACGGCAGGCCTCCAGGACTCCGACCTCATCATCATAGCCGGAAGGCCGGGCATGGGGAAGACCTCTTTCGCCCTTAACGTGGCAGAGAACGCGGCCATAGACGCCGCCTCCCCTGTGGCTGTATTCTCGCTTGAGATGAGCAAGGAGCAGCTCGTCCAGAGGATGCTCGCCTCCCGCGCCAGGATCGACCTCCAGAAGCTCAGGAACGGGTTTTTGAAGGACGAGGACTGGGGCAAGCTCACCACCGCCGTAGGCACCCTTTACGAGGCGCCCATCTTCATAGACGACACGCCTGCGCAGACGGTACTTGAGATGAGGGCGAAGGCCAGGCGGTGGAAAGAGGAGTTCGGCATAAAGCTCGTCGTCATCGACTATCTGCAGCTCATGCGCGGGAAGCAGGGAAAGGACAACAGGGAGCAGGAGATATCCGACATATCGAGGTCTCTCAAGGCGATGGCAAAGGAGCTCCATGTCCCGATAGTCGCCCTCTCCCAGCTTTCCAGGCGGGCGGAGCAGAGGGAAGGCAACATCCCGCAGCTCTCGGACTTACGAGAATCCGGCGCCATCGAGCAGGACGCGGACGTGGTCATGTTCGTCTACAGGGAGGGCGTCTACAAGAAATGCGAATGCCCCGCCGACCTTTGCACCTGCGGCATAAGGAAGAGCGCCGAGATAATCATCGCCAAGCAGAGGAACGGCCCAACGGGAGCGGCAAGGCTCACCTTCATGAACGAGTACACAAGGTTCGAGGACCAGGCGCCCCACGATTACGATACCCAGGGCGAGTGGGTCGAGTAG